The following proteins are co-located in the Vigna unguiculata cultivar IT97K-499-35 chromosome 9, ASM411807v1, whole genome shotgun sequence genome:
- the LOC114162933 gene encoding protein LURP-one-related 6-like encodes MMPVISKMYCSSSQKVLGVRRRPHVVNGGGFVVTDCSAQRVVFKVDGCGIHGTKDQLILRDGEGDALLLMRRKGGMVEALSIYKKWKGYSLNYEGSQTLVFSLKEPNSCFVKNNGIRISIEPRAAGNKGWDFEIRGYFPDRNCSIVDIRGNVIAQVGVNKEVEKLMESKDLYNVVVKPGMDQAFVFGVIAVLDYIHGESTYC; translated from the exons ATGATGCCTGTTATTAGCAAAATGTACTGTTCATCTTCTCAGAAGGTGCTTGGGGTCAGAAGAAGGCCACATGTGGTGAATGGAGGGGGATTTGTAGTCACGGATTGTAGTGCCCAGAGGGTTGTTTTCAAGGTTGATGGCTGTGGAATTCATGGCACAAAGGATCAGTTAATTCTACGAGATGGTGAAGGAGATGCTTTACTTCTCATGCGTCGAAAG GGAGGCATGGTTGAGGCGCTTAGCATTTACAAGAAGTGGAAAGGATATAGCTTGAACTATGAAGGATCACAGACCCTGGTTTTCAGCTTGAAAGAACCCAATTCTTGTTTTGTGAAGAACAATGGGATTAGAATCTCCATTGAGCCCAGAGCTGCAGGTAATAAAGGTTGGGACTTTGAGATCAGGGGTTACTTCCCTGATAGGAATTGTAGCATTGTTGACATTAGGGGCAACGTTATTGCCCAG GTTGGGGTGAATAAAGAAGTGGAGAAATTGATGGAAAGCAAGGATCTGTACAATGTGGTGGTGAAACCTGGGATGGATCAAGCCTTTGTTTTTGGAGTCATCGCAGTTCTTGACTACATTCATGGAGAATCGACCTACTGCTAA
- the LOC114163341 gene encoding subtilisin-like protease SBT1.8: MASLFTFVFSLLLVAQCCWCLTLPKKTYIVHMKHHNKPSIYPTHTDWYTANLQSLTTDSDPLLYSYTDAYNGFAASLAEDQAQQLLRSEDVLGVYEETVYQLHTTRTPQFLGLERETGLWEGHTAQDLNQASHDVIVGVLDTGVWPESPSFTDAGMPAIPARWRGECETGPDFSPSVCNRKLIGARSFSRGFHMASGVGAREKEPASARDRDGHGTHTASTAAGSHVANASLLGYASGTARGMAPTARVAVYKVCWTDGCFASDILAGMDRAIQDGVDVLSLSLGGGSAPYFRDTIAVGAFAAVARGIFVSCSAGNSGPEKASLANVAPWIMTVGAGTLDRDFPAFAVLGDKKRYSGVSLYSGTGMGTEPVGLVYNKGLNQSGSVCMPGSLDPGLVRGKVVVCDRGINARVEKGKVVRDAGGVGMILANTEASGEELVADSHLLPAVAVGRIVGDQIRKYASSDPNPTAVLGFRGTVLNVRPSPVVAAFSSRGPNMVTRQILKPDVIGPGVNILAGWSDAIGPSGLTDDTRKTQFNIMSGTSMSCPHISGLAALLKAAHPEWSPSAIKSALMTTAYVHDNTKSPIRDAAGGAFSTPWAHGAGHVNPHRALSPGLVYDASTSDYIKFLCSLDYTPDHIQLIVKRHAVNCTRKFSDPGQLNYPSFSILFGGKRVVRYTRTLTNVGEAGSIYDVTVDAPSTVEVRVKPARLVFGKVGERRRYTVTFVSKKSGGDSGKYGFGSIMWSNAQHQVRSPVAFSWTLL, translated from the exons ATGGCTTCCCTTTTCACCTTCGTTTTCTCTCTCTTGCTTGTGGCACAATGCTGCTGGTGTCTAACATTGCCCAAGAAGACATACATAGTTCACATGAAACACCACAACAAGCCTTCAATCTACCCCACTCACACCGACTGGTACACCGCAAATCTTCAATCTTTAACCACTGATTCCGATCCATTGCTTTACTCCTACACTGATGCCTACAACGGCTTTGCGGCGTCGCTGGCCGAGGACCAGGCGCAGCAGCTGCTCAGATCCGAGGATGTTCTTGGAGTGTACGAGGAGACTGTGTACCAACTGCACACCACGCGCACGCCGCAGTTTTTGGGGCTCGAGAGAGAGACGGGGCTGTGGGAGGGTCACACCGCGCAGGACCTCAACCAAGCCTCGCACGACGTTATCGTGGGGGTGCTAGACACGGGAGTGTGGCCCGAATCTCCAAGCTTTACTGACGCTGGTATGCCTGCGATTCCGGCGCGGTGGCGCGGGGAGTGCGAGACCGGGCCAGATTTCTCGCCGAGTGTGTGTAACAGGAAACTCATCGGCGCGAGAAGCTTCTCGCGAGGGTTCCACATGGCCTCTGGGGTTGGGGCCCGGGAGAAGGAGCCGGCGTCGGCACGCGACAGGGACGGCCACGGCACCCACACCGCGAGCACAGCGGCTGGGTCGCACGTGGCCAACGCCAGCCTCCTCGGGTACGCGAGCGGAACCGCACGTGGGATGGCGCCGACCGCGCGTGTTGCGGTTTACAAAGTCTGCTGGACCGACGGCTGCTTTGCGTCAGACATTCTCGCCGGAATGGACCGCGCCATCCAGGATGGCGTCGACGTGCTCTCGCTTTCCCTCGGCGGCGGTTCCGCGCCGTACTTTCGCGACACAATTGCTGTCGGCGCGTTCGCAGCGGTGGCAAGGGGGATCTTCGTCTCCTGCTCCGCTGGGAACAGCGGCCCCGAGAAGGCATCCCTTGCAAATGTAGCACCCTGGATAATGACTGTTGGTGCTGGGACGTTGGACCGTGATTTCCCCGCCTTCGCCGTGCTCGGTGACAAAAAACGGTACTCCGGTGTTTCGCTTTACAGCGGAACCGGAATGGGGACCGAACCGGTGGGGCTGGTTTATAATAAAGGGTTGAACCAGTCCGGAAGCGTGTGCATGCCCGGTTCGCTCGACCCAGGTTTGGTTCGTGGGAAAGTGGTGGTTTGCGATAGAGGGATTAACGCGCGCGTGGAGAAGGGCAAGGTGGTGCGTGACGCAGGTGGGGTGGGGATGATTCTGGCGAACACGGAGGCGAGTGGGGAGGAGTTAGTAGCGGACAGCCACCTTCTACCGGCCGTGGCGGTGGGGAGAATCGTGGGGGACCAGATCAGGAAATACGCTTCGTCAGATCCTAATCCAACGGCAGTTCTCGGTTTCCGTGGAACGGTTTTGAACGTTAGACCTTCACCAGTGGTGGCAGCGTTTAGTTCGAGAGGGCCCAACATGGTGACCCGACAGATTCTGAAACCGGATGTTATTGGGCCTGGGGTTAACATCTTAGCCGGGTGGTCCGATGCTATTGGGCCCTCTGGGTTGACGGATGACACGCGCAAGACGCAGTTCAACATCATGTCAG GTACGTCGATGTCTTGTCCACACATAAGTGGGTTGGCTGCGTTGCTGAAAGCGGCGCATCCAGAATGGAGTCCCAGCGCGATAAAATCTGCACTCATGACCACAGCGTACGTTCACGACAACACTAAGTCCCCAATTCGCGACGCCGCAGGTGGTGCCTTTTCCACGCCGTGGGCTCACGGTGCGGGCCACGTTAACCCACACCGTGCCCTTTCTCCCGGGCTTGTCTACGACGCCTCCACCAGTGACTACATAAAGTTCCTCTGCTCCTTGGACTACACCCCCGACCACATTCAACTCATAGTTAAGCGCCACGCCGTTAATTGCACCAGAAAATTCTCTGACCCCGGCCAACTGAACTACCCCtccttctccatcctcttcGGAGGCAAGAGGGTGGTGAGGTACACGCGCACCCTGACCAACGTGGGCGAGGCTGGCTCCATTTACGATGTGACCGTTGACGCCCCCTCGACGGTGGAGGTGAGGGTGAAGCCCGCAAGGCTTGTGTTTGGGAAGGTGGGGGAAAGACGGAGGTATACGGTGACCTTTGTGTCGAAGAAGAGTGGCGGTGATTCCGGCAAGTATGGGTTCGGAAGCATCATGTGGAGCAACGCGCAGCACCAAGTGAGAAGCCCAGTTGCCTTTTCTTGGACTCTCTTGTGA
- the LOC114195944 gene encoding serine/threonine-protein kinase RIPK-like codes for MTLMKSIWKSIFPGCYKGEYPSPKPKKVVATKPNSSHRISVTDLSYPSTTLSEDLSISLAGTNLHVFSLAELKIITQSFSSSNFLGEGGFGPVHKGFIDDKLRHGLKAQPVAVKLLDLDGSQGHKEWLTEVVFLGQLRHPHLVKLIGYCCEEEHRLLVYEYLPRGSLENQLFRRFTASLPWSTRMKIAVGAAKGLAFLHEAEKPVIYRDFKASNILLDSDYNAKLSDFGLAKDGPEGDDTHVSTRVMGTHGYAAPEYVMTGHLTAMSDVYSFGVVLLELLTGRRSVDKNRPPREQNLVEWARPMLNDSRKLGRIMDPRLEGQYSEMGTKKAAALAYQCLSHRPRSRPSMSTVVKTLEPLQDFDDIPIGTFVYTAPQDHNNNEVQNNAKDQLETPRRREHNSNNGQHHRRNHNLNRHHPLKSPKSPKPQSHTHLRSVNNDHNNNNNRHRNGRGSGSNSPPSHVKRPGIVT; via the exons ATGACCCTGATGAAAAGCATATGGAAATCCATCTTCCCGGGTTGTTACAAGGGTGAGTATCCCTCTCCGAAGCCAAAGAAGGTGGTGGCTACAAAGCCAAATTCTTCTCACAGGATTTCTGTCACGGATTTGAGTTATCCAAGCACGACTCTTTCAGAGGATCTCTCCATTTCCCTAGCGGGGACCAACCTCCATGTTTTCTCACTTGCTGAGCTCAAGATCATCACGCAGTCTTTCTCTTCCAGCAACTTTCTAGGAGAAGGTGGGTTCGGACCCGTGCATAAAGGGTTCATTGATGACAAGCTCAGGCATGGCCTCAAGGCTCAACCCGTGGCTGTTAAGCTCTTGGACTTGGATGGCTCGCAGGGCCACAAAGAGTGGTTG ACTGAAGTTGTTTTTCTGGGGCAACTGAGGCATCCTCATCTGGTGAAGCTGATAGGATACTGTTGTGAAGAAGAACACAGACTTTTGGTATATGAATATTTACCAAGAGGAAGCTTGGAGAATCAACTATTTAGAA GATTCACAGCATCACTACCATGGTCAACGAGAATGAAAATTGCTGTTGGGGCTGCCAAGGGTCTAGCCTTTCTTCATGAAGCCGAGAAGCCAGTCATCTacagagatttcaaagcttccAACATCTTGTTAGATTCT GATTACAATGCAAAGCTATCAGATTTTGGGTTGGCAAAAGACGGTCCCGAAGGAGATGACACCCACGTTTCAACCCGAGTAATGGGCACACATGGATACGCAGCCCCAGAATATGTGATGACAG GTCACTTGACAGCAATGAGTGATGTGTATAGTTTTGGGGTAGTGCTGTTGGAGTTGCTGACAGGGAGAAGGTCAGTGGACAAGAACCGTCCTCCAAGGGAACAGAACCTAGTGGAGTGGGCAAGGCCAATGCTGAATGATTCAAGAAAACTGGGTAGGATAATGGACCCTAGACTTGAAGGGCAGTATTCTGAAATGGGGACCAAAAAAGCAGCTGCATTGGCCTACCAGTGTCTCAGCCACAGACCTAGGAGCAGACCCTCCATGAGCACAGTGGTTAAGACCCTTGAGCCACTTCAGGATTTTGATGACATCCCAATAGGAACATTTGTTTACACTGCTCCACAAGATCATAACAACAACGAAGTGCAGAACAATGCAAAGGATCAGCTTGAAACACCTAGAAGGAGGGAACACAACAGCAACAACGGCCAACACCATCGTAGGAACCACAACCTTAACAGACATCATCCTCTGAAGTCCCCGAAGAGCCCTAAGCCACAATCACACACACATTTACGTTCAGTGAATAACgatcacaacaacaacaacaacagacACAGAAATGGTAGAGGAAGTGGATCAAACTCTCCTCCATCACATGTGAAAAGGCCTGGAATTGTTACCTGA